A window of Mucilaginibacter paludis DSM 18603 contains these coding sequences:
- a CDS encoding CBU_0592 family membrane protein → MKWIRAESLIFQILNIVGGLCLAATAVNSQDIPNAAANLLWMFIGIYALGRHLQKR, encoded by the coding sequence ATGAAGTGGATCAGGGCCGAATCCTTGATTTTTCAGATACTCAACATTGTTGGCGGTCTTTGCTTAGCAGCCACAGCCGTTAACTCTCAAGATATACCCAATGCTGCGGCAAATCTACTCTGGATGTTTATTGGAATATATGCCTTGGGCAGGCACCTGCAGAAACGCTAA
- a CDS encoding TetR family transcriptional regulator, with product MGRKSLKEVRQQEIIKMFYEVAKKEGYENTSIAKIAKVMDINPSLILHYFETKEDLTYALIDHILESYLLIFTIKDKEQATLANLRHTIEMLFSKEWNLLFDDGLFYTFYALAFREEKIKVKYKIILDSLRHGLAAIIEQCNEKGLTSVKSPQTAADFIFVLVDGAYFYLSLENDIEAYTERLNYYKQKAYEILEISELAFLQVPAQGIYSNKHPE from the coding sequence ATGGGGCGGAAAAGTCTTAAAGAAGTAAGGCAACAGGAGATCATTAAGATGTTTTATGAAGTGGCCAAAAAGGAAGGCTATGAAAACACATCCATAGCCAAAATTGCGAAGGTGATGGATATTAACCCCAGTTTGATTTTACATTATTTTGAAACTAAAGAAGACCTCACCTACGCACTAATTGACCATATACTGGAAAGCTATTTATTGATTTTTACCATTAAAGACAAGGAACAGGCAACCTTAGCCAACCTTCGGCACACTATCGAAATGTTATTTTCGAAAGAATGGAACCTGCTTTTTGATGATGGGCTTTTTTATACTTTTTATGCTCTTGCTTTCCGCGAAGAAAAAATTAAGGTGAAATACAAGATCATCCTTGATTCGTTACGGCATGGTTTAGCTGCTATTATTGAGCAATGCAATGAAAAGGGGCTAACTTCGGTTAAGTCTCCGCAAACGGCAGCCGATTTTATTTTTGTATTGGTGGATGGAGCCTATTTTTATCTTTCCCTGGAAAACGATATAGAGGCCTATACCGAACGGCTTAATTATTATAAACAAAAAGCCTATGAAATTTTAGAAATATCCGAATTAGCGTTTCTGCAGGTGCCTGCCCAAGGCATATATTCCAATAAACATCCAGAGTAG
- a CDS encoding SusC/RagA family TonB-linked outer membrane protein, whose protein sequence is MKKKLLKFFLLLFISTSGFAQGITVTGVVTDAKTREVIPGANINVKGTNVRMATNSKGAYTLSDLKPDAVLVFSFMGYKPVTTPLNGRTKVDISLSEDYANLDEVVVVGFGTKKKINIAGAIDQISGKELESRPVTNVMQALQGLSPGLNITYPGGSPGTVPTINIRGYTSINGGSPLIVIDGIPATSNDDMLRLTPTDITSFTVLRDAASAAIYGARAAFGVILITTKQGIAGSNVISYNAFSSWAKPTLLPKPVTDPYIFSRVLETSTDNTPWDYVNYSDEYYRWAKERSDNPSIADTRLNPSDPTKWQYMGSNDWYKYFFNNASLSKSHTLSFSGGAVVNNKPLTYYLSADYAKDNGLNKLTDDYWSRYGLRSKVGFSPVSWLKLDNNLNIYQTGRALPNSNITDLYYLMPTDVATNPDGTWANTSAGRLAAKLVDGGKSKQDMFGFQNITSATALFLNGDLQINGDASFKRELWKTHTDTKKYKIGYGPNDIREEGGTGSVTENNGYLYNNAFNVYSTYKKTLGDHFFSAMVGFNSEDYSYSTVNASKDVLISSSLPYLSLTSGTATASGGYSAYATNSVFSRLNYTYKGKYILEGTGRYDGSSRFPVSRRWGFFPSASAAWIVSAEDFFKPLAPTVSTFKLRSSYGDLGNQNVGDFGYIQSLSTGTSGYLIGGTGQNQVITGAPGLGVDPQTYTWERVSTRNFGTDIGLFNDKLSFTFDYYIRDTKGMLTGGQELPAVLGTGVPNQNAADLRTKGWELSVSYRDRFNLGSKPFSFDAKIFIADSRTKITKFKNDQMLFSNYREGQEIGEIWGLENDGLFRSKSEIAALNESAIVPWGALAIVEGWPKYKDLDGNGKIERGLSSKDPKDLKIIGNSADHYTVGANINMDWRGIDMAVFLQGVLKRDFYPHNYLFWGPYQQPYANVYPWNLNYYRGTADSPEQRAKHSASYIAAGLADANTNSEYPVLQSWLADANYGSGLDIPQTKYLLNGAYLRIKNVSVGYTIPGKWIKKIGLSRLRFYATGENLYEFSAIKKYIDPEAVNQGASAWAYPFQRRYAFGVNLDF, encoded by the coding sequence ATGAAAAAAAAGCTACTTAAGTTTTTCCTGCTCTTGTTTATTTCAACGAGCGGCTTTGCCCAGGGAATCACCGTAACAGGGGTGGTGACTGACGCAAAAACGAGGGAGGTAATTCCCGGTGCAAACATTAATGTAAAGGGTACAAATGTACGCATGGCCACCAACAGCAAGGGCGCGTATACCCTCAGTGACCTTAAGCCAGACGCCGTGCTGGTTTTCTCTTTTATGGGCTATAAGCCGGTAACAACCCCGCTGAACGGGAGGACAAAGGTTGACATATCCTTGTCTGAAGATTATGCTAACCTGGACGAAGTTGTGGTAGTTGGGTTTGGTACCAAGAAAAAGATCAATATTGCAGGCGCGATAGATCAGATTTCCGGAAAAGAACTGGAATCAAGGCCGGTAACTAACGTAATGCAGGCTTTGCAGGGGTTGAGCCCCGGTTTAAATATCACCTATCCCGGTGGTTCGCCAGGTACGGTACCAACCATCAATATCAGAGGCTATACATCGATAAACGGCGGCTCACCACTGATTGTGATAGACGGTATCCCGGCAACAAGCAACGATGATATGCTCCGGTTAACACCTACTGATATTACATCGTTTACCGTTTTGCGCGATGCGGCTTCGGCCGCCATTTATGGTGCACGGGCAGCATTTGGTGTAATCCTGATCACAACCAAACAGGGTATTGCAGGCAGTAATGTAATTAGCTATAATGCCTTCAGCTCATGGGCTAAACCAACACTGCTGCCTAAACCGGTAACCGACCCTTACATTTTCTCGCGGGTGCTGGAAACTTCTACAGATAATACTCCCTGGGATTATGTTAATTATTCTGATGAGTATTACCGCTGGGCGAAAGAAAGATCGGATAACCCGTCAATTGCCGATACCCGCTTAAATCCGTCGGACCCTACAAAATGGCAGTACATGGGCAGTAACGATTGGTATAAATACTTTTTTAATAACGCCAGCCTGTCTAAAAGCCATACCTTATCATTCTCCGGTGGGGCTGTAGTCAATAACAAACCTCTTACTTATTATCTTTCGGCCGATTATGCCAAAGATAATGGCTTAAACAAACTAACGGATGATTATTGGAGCCGGTACGGACTACGGTCTAAAGTAGGTTTTTCGCCTGTTTCATGGCTTAAGCTTGATAATAACCTGAATATTTATCAAACCGGCCGCGCGCTGCCAAACTCAAATATTACCGACCTGTACTACCTGATGCCCACCGACGTAGCCACCAATCCTGATGGCACCTGGGCCAATACATCAGCCGGCCGGCTCGCCGCTAAGCTGGTAGATGGAGGAAAGAGCAAGCAAGACATGTTCGGCTTTCAGAATATCACCAGCGCCACCGCTTTGTTTTTAAATGGCGATCTGCAGATCAACGGTGATGCATCATTTAAAAGGGAGTTGTGGAAAACACACACCGATACAAAAAAATACAAAATTGGCTACGGGCCCAATGATATCCGTGAGGAAGGTGGTACCGGGTCTGTAACTGAAAACAATGGTTATCTGTATAACAACGCATTTAACGTTTATTCAACCTACAAAAAAACACTTGGCGATCATTTTTTCAGCGCCATGGTTGGTTTCAATAGCGAAGATTACAGCTACTCCACGGTAAATGCCAGTAAAGATGTGCTTATCTCTTCTTCGTTACCTTATTTATCGCTTACCAGTGGTACGGCTACCGCGAGCGGCGGATATTCGGCTTATGCAACAAACAGTGTTTTTTCGAGGCTTAACTACACTTATAAAGGCAAGTATATCTTGGAGGGAACAGGCAGGTATGATGGTTCATCCCGTTTTCCGGTATCAAGGAGGTGGGGCTTTTTCCCATCGGCTTCAGCAGCCTGGATTGTAAGCGCAGAAGATTTTTTCAAGCCGCTGGCGCCAACGGTGTCAACATTTAAACTGAGATCTTCTTATGGCGACCTGGGCAACCAGAACGTGGGCGATTTTGGCTATATCCAGTCGCTGTCCACCGGAACATCCGGTTACCTGATAGGAGGTACCGGCCAAAACCAGGTTATTACAGGCGCTCCCGGCCTCGGTGTAGATCCGCAAACTTATACCTGGGAAAGGGTATCAACCCGCAACTTTGGAACCGATATAGGCTTGTTTAACGATAAACTCTCTTTCACATTTGATTACTATATACGGGATACCAAGGGTATGCTAACCGGCGGACAGGAACTGCCTGCAGTGTTGGGCACCGGCGTGCCAAACCAAAACGCCGCCGACCTGCGCACTAAAGGCTGGGAATTATCGGTATCGTATCGGGACAGGTTCAATCTCGGGTCTAAACCATTCAGCTTTGACGCTAAAATATTTATAGCCGACTCAAGGACCAAGATCACCAAGTTTAAAAACGACCAGATGTTGTTCTCCAATTACCGTGAAGGGCAGGAGATTGGAGAAATATGGGGCTTGGAAAACGATGGACTATTTCGCAGCAAATCAGAAATTGCCGCTCTTAACGAATCGGCCATTGTTCCATGGGGCGCTTTAGCTATTGTAGAAGGATGGCCCAAATACAAGGACCTGGACGGAAATGGCAAGATAGAACGGGGCTTAAGTTCCAAAGATCCTAAAGATTTAAAAATAATAGGAAACAGCGCCGACCACTATACCGTTGGGGCCAATATCAATATGGACTGGCGTGGGATCGACATGGCCGTATTTCTTCAAGGAGTTTTAAAGCGCGATTTTTATCCGCATAATTACTTGTTCTGGGGGCCATATCAGCAGCCTTATGCCAACGTATACCCATGGAACCTGAACTATTACCGTGGCACGGCCGATTCGCCCGAACAAAGGGCCAAGCACTCGGCATCCTATATAGCCGCCGGCCTTGCCGATGCCAATACCAATTCAGAGTACCCGGTATTGCAGTCGTGGCTTGCCGATGCCAATTATGGCAGCGGGCTCGATATTCCGCAAACCAAATACCTGTTGAACGGTGCCTATCTGCGTATCAAAAACGTATCAGTTGGTTATACCATTCCGGGCAAGTGGATCAAAAAAATCGGTTTGAGCCGCCTGCGTTTTTATGCAACCGGCGAAAATTTGTATGAGTTTTCGGCTATTAAAAAATACATCGATCCTGAAGCTGTTAACCAGGGGGCAAGTGCCTGGGCATATCCTTTTCAACGCCGGTACGCTTTTGGTGTAAACCTCGACTTTTAA